From Salvelinus namaycush isolate Seneca chromosome 24, SaNama_1.0, whole genome shotgun sequence, one genomic window encodes:
- the zc3h14 gene encoding zinc finger CCCH domain-containing protein 14 isoform X6 — protein sequence MEIGTEISKKIRAAIKGKLQELGAYVDEELPDYIMVMVANKKTSQQMSDDLSLFLGNNTIKFTVWLHGVLEKLRSVAVEPASLRPQLYSDTGTSSGKSEWKGEESKGLAVSSSRSDRTEARVSSSAHEHRRVSSDKTSLSRLTSAVKPLMDPPSSEAVIDIKPELDDDLIGEDPVDMGVLPGRLRGSTSGGGRASAQIYRPPQGRSSSGTGRSADAYRSSEGSSGSHSRQQHSSYHLDSRSSRDSRTYREGGSSRQQEEASRKRKAPVVSSVVRVNQAADGGRDSDEEEDDDEEDEGYGVKNLSSRVSLPSKPERKPSLPPAKQANKNLLLRAMSEAQISINKTAAYPPIPQRQTVPVAPRTRSTADEMNAAIQLVQEHLHGLVPRGQSYTPSEPQPPRQLVVQSRSLASRLQLDVPEDNMSAQHSDYLALEVAEGSVLKPFDTRSFIVRRPELEEELVPVRSRLGQLDKVPMTSRLGLEEVPPPMRSGLEEVPPPMRSRREETTVPMRSRLGAMVKEEIQPATPRMVQPASSEKAEAAGSASPKFIVTLDGVPSPLGNLGDCDMEADDSYPKPTKTTMPDPSIHLGTKPKLSIHHRLQGEPQYPDELGMETEEEEAGPVKRQKVLERCKFWPVCKSGDECVYHHPTTQCKTFPSCKFGDKCLFVHPNCKFDGKCSKPDCPFTHVSRRGPAPYAPPVRPVPPVQTSSVCRFFPECKKMDCLFYHPKPCRFGAQCKRTGCTFYHPTASVPPRHALKWTKAQSS from the exons ATGGAGATCGGCACAGAGATAAGCAAGAAAATACGG GCTGCTATCAAGGGAAAACTTCAAGAACTCGGTGCCTATGTTG ACGAAGAGTTACCAGACTATATCATGGTGATGGTGGCCAACAAGAAGACTTCACAGCAGATGTCTGATGACCTGTCCCTCTTCCTCGGCAACAATACCATCAAGTTTACTGTCTG GTTACATGGAGTCCTGGAGAAGCTGAGGTCTGTGGCTGTAG aacccGCGTCCCTGAGGCCTCAGCTGTACTCCGACACTGGCACCTCGTCAGGGAAGAGTGAGTGGAAGGGGGAGGAGTCAAAGGGCCTTGCGGTGTCCAGCTCACGCTCTGATAGGACAGAGGCCCGTGTGTCAAGCTCCGCCCATGAGCACAG AAGGGTCTCCTCAGACAAAACCTCCTTGTCCCGCCTCACCTCCGCGGTCAAGCCCCTGATGGACCCTCCCTCCTCTGAGGCCGTCATCGACATCAAGCCCGAGCTAGACGATGACCTCATCGGCGAGGACCCCGTGGACATGGGCGTCCTCCCAGGTCGCCTGCGTGGATCCACCTCCGGAGGAGGGCGGGCATCAGCTCAGATCTACAGGCCACCCCAGGGCAGGTCCTCCTCGGGGACAGGCAGGTCGGCGGACGCCTATAGGTCCTCAGAGGGGTCCTCGGGGTCTCACAGCAGGCAGCAGCACAGCAGCTATCACCTGGACAGTAGGAGTAGCAGAGACAGCAGGACATACAGAGAGGGAGGCAGCAGCAGG CAGCAGGAGGAGGCTTCGAGGAAGCGCAAAGCCCCGGTGGTGAGCTCCGTGGTGCGGGTGAACCAGGCAGCAGACGGGGGTCGAGacagtgatgaggaggaggatgatgatgaggaaGATGAAGGATACGGGGTCAAGAACCTGTCCAGCAGAGTGTCCCTGCCTTCCAAACCAGAACGCAA ACCCTCCCTGCCCCCGGCCAAACAAGCCAACAAGAACCTGCTACTGAGGGCTATGTCTGAGGCCCAGATCTCTATCAACAAGACTGCAGCCTACCCACCTA TACCACAGAGACAGACGGTTCCGGTGGCGCCCAGGACGCGTTCAACCGCTGACGAGATGAACGCAGCCATCCAGCTGGTTCAGGAGCACCTCCACGGCCTGGTCCCCAGGGGGCAGTCTTACACCCCCTCAGAGCCTCAGCCCCCCAGGCAGCTAG TAGTTCAGTCTCGGTCCCTGGCCTCTCGGCTGCAGTTAGACGTGCCAGAAGACAACATGAGCGCACAGCACAGTGACTATTTAG CTCTGGAGGTGGCTGAGGGGAGTGTTCTGAAGCCATTTGACACACGCTCCTTCATCGTGAGGAGACCTGAACTGGAGGAGGAGCTGGTTCCTGTCCGGAGCAGACTGGGACAACTGGACAAG GTGCCTATGACGAGTAGGCTGGGGTTAGAGGAGGTGCCACCTCCTATGAGGAGTGGACTGGAGGAAGTGCCACCTCCTATGAGGAGTAGACGGGAGGAGACCACAGTGCCTATGAGGAGCAGGCTGGGAGCCATGGTCAAGGAGGAGATCCAGCCAGCTACTCCACGCATGGTGCAGCCAGCCAG cAGTGAGAAGGCTGAAGCCGCGGGGTCAGCCAGTCCTAAATTCATTGTGACTCTGGATGGGGTTCCTAGCCCCCTGGGTAACCTAGGAGACTGCGACATGGAGGCAGACGACAGTTATCCTAAACCAACCAAGACCACCATGCCTGACCCCTCCATCCACCTCGGAACAAAACCCAAACTCAGCATCCACCACAGACTGCAGGGGGAACCACAATACCCTGATG AGTTAGGGATGGAgaccgaggaggaggaggcgggtCCTGTGAAGAGACAGAAGGTTCTGGAGAGGTGTAAGTTCTGGCCCGTCTGTAAGAGTGGAGATGAGTGCGTTTACCACCACCCTACCACTCAGTGCAA aACCTTCCCCAGCTGTAAGTTTGGGGACAAATGCCTGTTCGTCCATCCTAACTGTAAGTTTGACGGCAAGTGTTCCAAACCAGATTGTCCCTTCACTCACGTCAGCCGCAGAGGACCTGCCCCCTACGCCCCCCCAGTCagaccag TACCTCCAGTCCAGACCAGCAGTGTCTGCCGTTTCTTCCCAGAGTGTAAGAAGATGGACTGTCTCTTCTACCACCCCAAG CCTTGTCGGTTTGGAGCCCAGTGTAAACGTACTGGCTGCACCTTCTACCACCCCACTGCCTCGGTCCCTCCCAGACACGCCCTCAAGTGGACTAAGGCCCAGAGCAG CTAG
- the zc3h14 gene encoding zinc finger CCCH domain-containing protein 14 isoform X4, translating into MEIGTEISKKIRAAIKGKLQELGAYVDEELPDYIMVMVANKKTSQQMSDDLSLFLGNNTIKFTVWLHGVLEKLRSVAVEPASLRPQLYSDTGTSSGKSEWKGEESKGLAVSSSRSDRTEARVSSSAHEHRVSSDKTSLSRLTSAVKPLMDPPSSEAVIDIKPELDDDLIGEDPVDMGVLPGRLRGSTSGGGRASAQIYRPPQGRSSSGTGRSADAYRSSEGSSGSHSRQQHSSYHLDSRSSRDSRTYREGGSSRQQEEASRKRKAPVVSSVVRVNQAADGGRDSDEEEDDDEEDEGYGVKNLSSRVSLPSKPERKPSLPPAKQANKNLLLRAMSEAQISINKTAAYPPIPQRQTVPVAPRTRSTADEMNAAIQLVQEHLHGLVPRGQSYTPSEPQPPRQLVVQSRSLASRLQLDVPEDNMSAQHSDYLALEVAEGSVLKPFDTRSFIVRRPELEEELVPVRSRLGQLDKVPMTSRLGLEEVPPPMRSGLEEVPPPMRSRREETTVPMRSRLGAMVKEEIQPATPRMVQPASSEKAEAAGSASPKFIVTLDGVPSPLGNLGDCDMEADDSYPKPTKTTMPDPSIHLGTKPKLSIHHRLQGEPQYPDELGMETEEEEAGPVKRQKVLERCKFWPVCKSGDECVYHHPTTQCKTFPSCKFGDKCLFVHPNCKFDGKCSKPDCPFTHVSRRGPAPYAPPVRPVPPVQTSSVCRFFPECKKMDCLFYHPKPCRFGAQCKRTGCTFYHPTASVPPRHALKWTKAQSRLQEYLRLTESR; encoded by the exons ATGGAGATCGGCACAGAGATAAGCAAGAAAATACGG GCTGCTATCAAGGGAAAACTTCAAGAACTCGGTGCCTATGTTG ACGAAGAGTTACCAGACTATATCATGGTGATGGTGGCCAACAAGAAGACTTCACAGCAGATGTCTGATGACCTGTCCCTCTTCCTCGGCAACAATACCATCAAGTTTACTGTCTG GTTACATGGAGTCCTGGAGAAGCTGAGGTCTGTGGCTGTAG aacccGCGTCCCTGAGGCCTCAGCTGTACTCCGACACTGGCACCTCGTCAGGGAAGAGTGAGTGGAAGGGGGAGGAGTCAAAGGGCCTTGCGGTGTCCAGCTCACGCTCTGATAGGACAGAGGCCCGTGTGTCAAGCTCCGCCCATGAGCACAG GGTCTCCTCAGACAAAACCTCCTTGTCCCGCCTCACCTCCGCGGTCAAGCCCCTGATGGACCCTCCCTCCTCTGAGGCCGTCATCGACATCAAGCCCGAGCTAGACGATGACCTCATCGGCGAGGACCCCGTGGACATGGGCGTCCTCCCAGGTCGCCTGCGTGGATCCACCTCCGGAGGAGGGCGGGCATCAGCTCAGATCTACAGGCCACCCCAGGGCAGGTCCTCCTCGGGGACAGGCAGGTCGGCGGACGCCTATAGGTCCTCAGAGGGGTCCTCGGGGTCTCACAGCAGGCAGCAGCACAGCAGCTATCACCTGGACAGTAGGAGTAGCAGAGACAGCAGGACATACAGAGAGGGAGGCAGCAGCAGG CAGCAGGAGGAGGCTTCGAGGAAGCGCAAAGCCCCGGTGGTGAGCTCCGTGGTGCGGGTGAACCAGGCAGCAGACGGGGGTCGAGacagtgatgaggaggaggatgatgatgaggaaGATGAAGGATACGGGGTCAAGAACCTGTCCAGCAGAGTGTCCCTGCCTTCCAAACCAGAACGCAA ACCCTCCCTGCCCCCGGCCAAACAAGCCAACAAGAACCTGCTACTGAGGGCTATGTCTGAGGCCCAGATCTCTATCAACAAGACTGCAGCCTACCCACCTA TACCACAGAGACAGACGGTTCCGGTGGCGCCCAGGACGCGTTCAACCGCTGACGAGATGAACGCAGCCATCCAGCTGGTTCAGGAGCACCTCCACGGCCTGGTCCCCAGGGGGCAGTCTTACACCCCCTCAGAGCCTCAGCCCCCCAGGCAGCTAG TAGTTCAGTCTCGGTCCCTGGCCTCTCGGCTGCAGTTAGACGTGCCAGAAGACAACATGAGCGCACAGCACAGTGACTATTTAG CTCTGGAGGTGGCTGAGGGGAGTGTTCTGAAGCCATTTGACACACGCTCCTTCATCGTGAGGAGACCTGAACTGGAGGAGGAGCTGGTTCCTGTCCGGAGCAGACTGGGACAACTGGACAAG GTGCCTATGACGAGTAGGCTGGGGTTAGAGGAGGTGCCACCTCCTATGAGGAGTGGACTGGAGGAAGTGCCACCTCCTATGAGGAGTAGACGGGAGGAGACCACAGTGCCTATGAGGAGCAGGCTGGGAGCCATGGTCAAGGAGGAGATCCAGCCAGCTACTCCACGCATGGTGCAGCCAGCCAG cAGTGAGAAGGCTGAAGCCGCGGGGTCAGCCAGTCCTAAATTCATTGTGACTCTGGATGGGGTTCCTAGCCCCCTGGGTAACCTAGGAGACTGCGACATGGAGGCAGACGACAGTTATCCTAAACCAACCAAGACCACCATGCCTGACCCCTCCATCCACCTCGGAACAAAACCCAAACTCAGCATCCACCACAGACTGCAGGGGGAACCACAATACCCTGATG AGTTAGGGATGGAgaccgaggaggaggaggcgggtCCTGTGAAGAGACAGAAGGTTCTGGAGAGGTGTAAGTTCTGGCCCGTCTGTAAGAGTGGAGATGAGTGCGTTTACCACCACCCTACCACTCAGTGCAA aACCTTCCCCAGCTGTAAGTTTGGGGACAAATGCCTGTTCGTCCATCCTAACTGTAAGTTTGACGGCAAGTGTTCCAAACCAGATTGTCCCTTCACTCACGTCAGCCGCAGAGGACCTGCCCCCTACGCCCCCCCAGTCagaccag TACCTCCAGTCCAGACCAGCAGTGTCTGCCGTTTCTTCCCAGAGTGTAAGAAGATGGACTGTCTCTTCTACCACCCCAAG CCTTGTCGGTTTGGAGCCCAGTGTAAACGTACTGGCTGCACCTTCTACCACCCCACTGCCTCGGTCCCTCCCAGACACGCCCTCAAGTGGACTAAGGCCCAGAGCAG ACTACAAGAGTACCTGAGACTGACCGAGTCAAGATGA
- the zc3h14 gene encoding zinc finger CCCH domain-containing protein 14 isoform X1, with the protein MEIGTEISKKIRAAIKGKLQELGAYVDEELPDYIMVMVANKKTSQQMSDDLSLFLGNNTIKFTVWLHGVLEKLRSVAVEPASLRPQLYSDTGTSSGKSEWKGEESKGLAVSSSRSDRTEARVSSSAHEHRRVSSDKTSLSRLTSAVKPLMDPPSSEAVIDIKPELDDDLIGEDPVDMGVLPGRLRGSTSGGGRASAQIYRPPQGRSSSGTGRSADAYRSSEGSSGSHSRQQHSSYHLDSRSSRDSRTYREGGSSRQQEEASRKRKAPVVSSVVRVNQAADGGRDSDEEEDDDEEDEGYGVKNLSSRVSLPSKPERKPSLPPAKQANKNLLLRAMSEAQISINKTAAYPPIPQRQTVPVAPRTRSTADEMNAAIQLVQEHLHGLVPRGQSYTPSEPQPPRQLVVQSRSLASRLQLDVPEDNMSAQHSDYLALEVAEGSVLKPFDTRSFIVRRPELEEELVPVRSRLGQLDKVPMTSRLGLEEVPPPMRSGLEEVPPPMRSRREETTVPMRSRLGAMVKEEIQPATPRMVQPASSEKAEAAGSASPKFIVTLDGVPSPLGNLGDCDMEADDSYPKPTKTTMPDPSIHLGTKPKLSIHHRLQGEPQYPDELGMETEEEEAGPVKRQKVLERCKFWPVCKSGDECVYHHPTTQCKTFPSCKFGDKCLFVHPNCKFDGKCSKPDCPFTHVSRRGPAPYAPPVRPVPPVQTSSVCRFFPECKKMDCLFYHPKPCRFGAQCKRTGCTFYHPTASVPPRHALKWTKAQSRLQEYLRLTESR; encoded by the exons ATGGAGATCGGCACAGAGATAAGCAAGAAAATACGG GCTGCTATCAAGGGAAAACTTCAAGAACTCGGTGCCTATGTTG ACGAAGAGTTACCAGACTATATCATGGTGATGGTGGCCAACAAGAAGACTTCACAGCAGATGTCTGATGACCTGTCCCTCTTCCTCGGCAACAATACCATCAAGTTTACTGTCTG GTTACATGGAGTCCTGGAGAAGCTGAGGTCTGTGGCTGTAG aacccGCGTCCCTGAGGCCTCAGCTGTACTCCGACACTGGCACCTCGTCAGGGAAGAGTGAGTGGAAGGGGGAGGAGTCAAAGGGCCTTGCGGTGTCCAGCTCACGCTCTGATAGGACAGAGGCCCGTGTGTCAAGCTCCGCCCATGAGCACAG AAGGGTCTCCTCAGACAAAACCTCCTTGTCCCGCCTCACCTCCGCGGTCAAGCCCCTGATGGACCCTCCCTCCTCTGAGGCCGTCATCGACATCAAGCCCGAGCTAGACGATGACCTCATCGGCGAGGACCCCGTGGACATGGGCGTCCTCCCAGGTCGCCTGCGTGGATCCACCTCCGGAGGAGGGCGGGCATCAGCTCAGATCTACAGGCCACCCCAGGGCAGGTCCTCCTCGGGGACAGGCAGGTCGGCGGACGCCTATAGGTCCTCAGAGGGGTCCTCGGGGTCTCACAGCAGGCAGCAGCACAGCAGCTATCACCTGGACAGTAGGAGTAGCAGAGACAGCAGGACATACAGAGAGGGAGGCAGCAGCAGG CAGCAGGAGGAGGCTTCGAGGAAGCGCAAAGCCCCGGTGGTGAGCTCCGTGGTGCGGGTGAACCAGGCAGCAGACGGGGGTCGAGacagtgatgaggaggaggatgatgatgaggaaGATGAAGGATACGGGGTCAAGAACCTGTCCAGCAGAGTGTCCCTGCCTTCCAAACCAGAACGCAA ACCCTCCCTGCCCCCGGCCAAACAAGCCAACAAGAACCTGCTACTGAGGGCTATGTCTGAGGCCCAGATCTCTATCAACAAGACTGCAGCCTACCCACCTA TACCACAGAGACAGACGGTTCCGGTGGCGCCCAGGACGCGTTCAACCGCTGACGAGATGAACGCAGCCATCCAGCTGGTTCAGGAGCACCTCCACGGCCTGGTCCCCAGGGGGCAGTCTTACACCCCCTCAGAGCCTCAGCCCCCCAGGCAGCTAG TAGTTCAGTCTCGGTCCCTGGCCTCTCGGCTGCAGTTAGACGTGCCAGAAGACAACATGAGCGCACAGCACAGTGACTATTTAG CTCTGGAGGTGGCTGAGGGGAGTGTTCTGAAGCCATTTGACACACGCTCCTTCATCGTGAGGAGACCTGAACTGGAGGAGGAGCTGGTTCCTGTCCGGAGCAGACTGGGACAACTGGACAAG GTGCCTATGACGAGTAGGCTGGGGTTAGAGGAGGTGCCACCTCCTATGAGGAGTGGACTGGAGGAAGTGCCACCTCCTATGAGGAGTAGACGGGAGGAGACCACAGTGCCTATGAGGAGCAGGCTGGGAGCCATGGTCAAGGAGGAGATCCAGCCAGCTACTCCACGCATGGTGCAGCCAGCCAG cAGTGAGAAGGCTGAAGCCGCGGGGTCAGCCAGTCCTAAATTCATTGTGACTCTGGATGGGGTTCCTAGCCCCCTGGGTAACCTAGGAGACTGCGACATGGAGGCAGACGACAGTTATCCTAAACCAACCAAGACCACCATGCCTGACCCCTCCATCCACCTCGGAACAAAACCCAAACTCAGCATCCACCACAGACTGCAGGGGGAACCACAATACCCTGATG AGTTAGGGATGGAgaccgaggaggaggaggcgggtCCTGTGAAGAGACAGAAGGTTCTGGAGAGGTGTAAGTTCTGGCCCGTCTGTAAGAGTGGAGATGAGTGCGTTTACCACCACCCTACCACTCAGTGCAA aACCTTCCCCAGCTGTAAGTTTGGGGACAAATGCCTGTTCGTCCATCCTAACTGTAAGTTTGACGGCAAGTGTTCCAAACCAGATTGTCCCTTCACTCACGTCAGCCGCAGAGGACCTGCCCCCTACGCCCCCCCAGTCagaccag TACCTCCAGTCCAGACCAGCAGTGTCTGCCGTTTCTTCCCAGAGTGTAAGAAGATGGACTGTCTCTTCTACCACCCCAAG CCTTGTCGGTTTGGAGCCCAGTGTAAACGTACTGGCTGCACCTTCTACCACCCCACTGCCTCGGTCCCTCCCAGACACGCCCTCAAGTGGACTAAGGCCCAGAGCAG ACTACAAGAGTACCTGAGACTGACCGAGTCAAGATGA
- the zc3h14 gene encoding zinc finger CCCH domain-containing protein 14 isoform X5, giving the protein MEIGTEISKKIRAAIKGKLQELGAYVDEELPDYIMVMVANKKTSQQMSDDLSLFLGNNTIKFTVWLHGVLEKLRSVAVEPASLRPQLYSDTGTSSGKSEWKGEESKGLAVSSSRSDRTEARVSSSAHEHRRVSSDKTSLSRLTSAVKPLMDPPSSEAVIDIKPELDDDLIGEDPVDMGVLPGRLRGSTSGGGRASAQIYRPPQGRSSSGTGRSADAYRSSEGSSGSHSRQQHSSYHLDSRSSRDSRTYREGGSSRQQEEASRKRKAPVVSSVVRVNQAADGGRDSDEEEDDDEEDEGYGVKNLSSRVSLPSKPERKPSLPPAKQANKNLLLRAMSEAQISINKTAAYPPIPQRQTVPVAPRTRSTADEMNAAIQLVQEHLHGLVPRGQSYTPSEPQPPRQLVVQSRSLASRLQLDVPEDNMSAQHSDYLALEVAEGSVLKPFDTRSFIVRRPELEEELVPVRSRLGQLDKVPMTSRLGLEEVPPPMRSGLEEVPPPMRSRREETTVPMRSRLGAMVKEEIQPATPRMVQPASEKAEAAGSASPKFIVTLDGVPSPLGNLGDCDMEADDSYPKPTKTTMPDPSIHLGTKPKLSIHHRLQGEPQYPDELGMETEEEEAGPVKRQKVLERCKFWPVCKSGDECVYHHPTTQCKTFPSCKFGDKCLFVHPNCKFDGKCSKPDCPFTHVSRRGPAPYAPPVRPVPPVQTSSVCRFFPECKKMDCLFYHPKPCRFGAQCKRTGCTFYHPTASVPPRHALKWTKAQSRLQEYLRLTESR; this is encoded by the exons ATGGAGATCGGCACAGAGATAAGCAAGAAAATACGG GCTGCTATCAAGGGAAAACTTCAAGAACTCGGTGCCTATGTTG ACGAAGAGTTACCAGACTATATCATGGTGATGGTGGCCAACAAGAAGACTTCACAGCAGATGTCTGATGACCTGTCCCTCTTCCTCGGCAACAATACCATCAAGTTTACTGTCTG GTTACATGGAGTCCTGGAGAAGCTGAGGTCTGTGGCTGTAG aacccGCGTCCCTGAGGCCTCAGCTGTACTCCGACACTGGCACCTCGTCAGGGAAGAGTGAGTGGAAGGGGGAGGAGTCAAAGGGCCTTGCGGTGTCCAGCTCACGCTCTGATAGGACAGAGGCCCGTGTGTCAAGCTCCGCCCATGAGCACAG AAGGGTCTCCTCAGACAAAACCTCCTTGTCCCGCCTCACCTCCGCGGTCAAGCCCCTGATGGACCCTCCCTCCTCTGAGGCCGTCATCGACATCAAGCCCGAGCTAGACGATGACCTCATCGGCGAGGACCCCGTGGACATGGGCGTCCTCCCAGGTCGCCTGCGTGGATCCACCTCCGGAGGAGGGCGGGCATCAGCTCAGATCTACAGGCCACCCCAGGGCAGGTCCTCCTCGGGGACAGGCAGGTCGGCGGACGCCTATAGGTCCTCAGAGGGGTCCTCGGGGTCTCACAGCAGGCAGCAGCACAGCAGCTATCACCTGGACAGTAGGAGTAGCAGAGACAGCAGGACATACAGAGAGGGAGGCAGCAGCAGG CAGCAGGAGGAGGCTTCGAGGAAGCGCAAAGCCCCGGTGGTGAGCTCCGTGGTGCGGGTGAACCAGGCAGCAGACGGGGGTCGAGacagtgatgaggaggaggatgatgatgaggaaGATGAAGGATACGGGGTCAAGAACCTGTCCAGCAGAGTGTCCCTGCCTTCCAAACCAGAACGCAA ACCCTCCCTGCCCCCGGCCAAACAAGCCAACAAGAACCTGCTACTGAGGGCTATGTCTGAGGCCCAGATCTCTATCAACAAGACTGCAGCCTACCCACCTA TACCACAGAGACAGACGGTTCCGGTGGCGCCCAGGACGCGTTCAACCGCTGACGAGATGAACGCAGCCATCCAGCTGGTTCAGGAGCACCTCCACGGCCTGGTCCCCAGGGGGCAGTCTTACACCCCCTCAGAGCCTCAGCCCCCCAGGCAGCTAG TAGTTCAGTCTCGGTCCCTGGCCTCTCGGCTGCAGTTAGACGTGCCAGAAGACAACATGAGCGCACAGCACAGTGACTATTTAG CTCTGGAGGTGGCTGAGGGGAGTGTTCTGAAGCCATTTGACACACGCTCCTTCATCGTGAGGAGACCTGAACTGGAGGAGGAGCTGGTTCCTGTCCGGAGCAGACTGGGACAACTGGACAAG GTGCCTATGACGAGTAGGCTGGGGTTAGAGGAGGTGCCACCTCCTATGAGGAGTGGACTGGAGGAAGTGCCACCTCCTATGAGGAGTAGACGGGAGGAGACCACAGTGCCTATGAGGAGCAGGCTGGGAGCCATGGTCAAGGAGGAGATCCAGCCAGCTACTCCACGCATGGTGCAGCCAGCCAG TGAGAAGGCTGAAGCCGCGGGGTCAGCCAGTCCTAAATTCATTGTGACTCTGGATGGGGTTCCTAGCCCCCTGGGTAACCTAGGAGACTGCGACATGGAGGCAGACGACAGTTATCCTAAACCAACCAAGACCACCATGCCTGACCCCTCCATCCACCTCGGAACAAAACCCAAACTCAGCATCCACCACAGACTGCAGGGGGAACCACAATACCCTGATG AGTTAGGGATGGAgaccgaggaggaggaggcgggtCCTGTGAAGAGACAGAAGGTTCTGGAGAGGTGTAAGTTCTGGCCCGTCTGTAAGAGTGGAGATGAGTGCGTTTACCACCACCCTACCACTCAGTGCAA aACCTTCCCCAGCTGTAAGTTTGGGGACAAATGCCTGTTCGTCCATCCTAACTGTAAGTTTGACGGCAAGTGTTCCAAACCAGATTGTCCCTTCACTCACGTCAGCCGCAGAGGACCTGCCCCCTACGCCCCCCCAGTCagaccag TACCTCCAGTCCAGACCAGCAGTGTCTGCCGTTTCTTCCCAGAGTGTAAGAAGATGGACTGTCTCTTCTACCACCCCAAG CCTTGTCGGTTTGGAGCCCAGTGTAAACGTACTGGCTGCACCTTCTACCACCCCACTGCCTCGGTCCCTCCCAGACACGCCCTCAAGTGGACTAAGGCCCAGAGCAG ACTACAAGAGTACCTGAGACTGACCGAGTCAAGATGA